DNA from Oryzisolibacter sp. LB2S:
CTCCACGCCCGCCGCACTGGGGCGGGTATCGCCTGCGGCCCGACCGGTGGGAGTTCTGGCAGGGCCGCAAGAGCCGGCTGCACGACCGGCTGAGCTACCGTCTGGAGGCAGGCGCCTGGGTGCGCGAACGGCTGGCACCCTGAGCGACTGCCCCACATTCCCGCTGCCTCAGAACGACACGCGCACGCCCAGCGTCAGATTGCGCCCGGCCAGCGGCGCGGCATGCTTGATGAACGAGGTGTGGGCGTAGGCCAGGCGATCGGTCAGATTGCGCCCCTTGAGGTACAGCTGCCAGGGCGTGCCGGCGCTGGTGCGCCCGTTGTAGGCCAGGCCCATGTGCAGCATGCCGTAGCCGGGGGTGGCGGTCTCGAACTGCGCGACGCGGTGCTGACGCGCCACCTGCACCCACGCGAGGTCCGCCTCCCAGGACTGCCAGCGCGCGTCCAGCCGCAGGGCCACGCGCGCGGGCGCAATGCGTGGCAGCCTGCCACCGCCGTCCAGATGCGGGCGCACGCTGTCGCCCGACAGCGTCAGCGCGAGTTGGCGCGACAGCTGCTGGCGCACGCGGCCTTCGATGCCCGTGAACGTGGCATCGGCCTGGCTGTACTGCAGCAGCTGCAGGCCCTCGTGCTCGTCAAGCGTGCGGCCGTGGATGTAGTTGCCGATGCGGTTGCGGAACACGCTCACGTCGAAGGTGGTGTCGCCGCTGGTCTTGCGCAGGCTCAGGTCGATGTTGCGCGAGCGTTCGGCGCGCAGGTCGGCGTCGCCCTGCTCATAGGTGGACGTGGCCAGGTGCAGGCCGCGCGCATACAGCTCCTCCGCCGTGGGCGCGCGCCGCGCGTGCGTGAGGCTGATGCCCGCCGCGTAGCCGGGAGCGAAGCGCCACACGGCGCCCAGCGATGCCGAGGCGCCTTTGTGCGTGCGCCGGGCCGTGCCGTCCTCGAGCTCGGCGTGCTGCCAGTCGTGGCGCAGCGCGGCCTCGATGCGCCAGTCTCCGTGCCAGTCGCCGATGCGGTATTCCTCCAGGGCAAAGACGCCCCACTGGCGGGTGCGCGTCGGCGGCACATAGGCCTCCTCGCCCACGGCGCTGAACTTGCGCTGCGCCGTCTGCACGCCGACCAGGCCGCGCAGGCCCGCGACGCTGGCGTGCTGCAGTTCCACACGCAGGTCGTGCGCGCGGTTGCTGAAGCGGGTGGAGGCGGCGCCGTCCTCCACTTCGTCATGCCGGTAGTCCGTCAGCCCCGCGCGCAGGCGCAGCGCGGAAAAGCCCGCGAAGGGGTCGCGCAGCTCGCCACGGATGTCCATGCGCTCGCTGCGCATGTCCACCACGGGGACGCTGTCAAGGTGATCGTGATCGTGATCGTGATCGTGGTCGTGGTCATCGTTGCCCCCATGGCTGCCGCAGTGCAGATGGTCGCCATGGCTGTGGCAGCCCTCGTAACCGTGGCTGTGGCCCGGCAGGCCGTAGCGGGCGGTCTGGCGCGTGAGGGCCATGCCCAGATAGCCGCGGCTGCCCACCCATGACAGGCCCACGCTGCCCGCCTCGGTGCGGTTGAAGCTGCCGCGCACATGGCGGCCGCCGTCCCAGCCGCCGCCCACGCGGTAGTCTCCCGCGTCGCGCGCTGCGGCCTCGACATGCACGGCCACCTGGCCTGCGCCGCCGGTCAGCGCCAGGGCCCCGGCCGTCTCGCGTGCCGCGCTGCCGGCACGCAGCTCGGCACTGCCCGTGTAGCCCTGCTCGGGCACGGCGGTGGGCACGCGGGCATCGAGCACGTTGACCACTCCGCCCACAGCGCCCGCGCCATAGACCAGCGCGGAGGGGCCGCGCAACACCTCGATCTGCGTGGCCAGCAGCGGCTCGGCCACCACCGCGTGGTCGGGGCTGACGGTGGAGGCGTCCTGCAGCGGCGAGCCATCGGACAGCACACGCACGCGTGCGCCGTCCATGCCGCGGATCACGGGGCGGCTGGCCCCCGCGCCGAAATGGCTGGCGGTGATGCCGGGCTCGCCCTCCAGCGTCTCGCCCAGCGTGGCCTCGCGCCGGCGCACGAGCTCGTCGCCCTCGAGCACGGCGACGGGCTGCGTCATCTCGGCAACGCCGAGCGACAGGCCACTCGCCGACACGGTCACCGCAGGCAGGCTGGACGCGTCCTGCGCAAGGACCTGCGGTGCCGCGGCCGTCAGACACAGCCAGGCGGCCCAGGCCAGGGGATGGCGCATGGAAGGATCAGAAAAAACAAGGGAATACATGGTTGGATTTGTTCCGTGACAAGGCGACAGCGCGCGCGCCCATGCGTGCGCGGGCCGCGCGCAGCCGCACTGAAATTTGAATGAAAAACGGCTTCAGCGCTTGCTGAGCAAGCGCGGGTAGCTATCAAAACGAGAGTTTCCCGCCACTGTTGCGGCGGGCCGGGGCGATGGGCCCTCAGGCAAAGGCTTTCAGCCTCTCAGGCACTCACGGGCGGGGCACGTGCATGAAATGGCGCCGCCCTGCGTTGGGCGGGCGTCGCCGCCGGTGGCGCGGCGGGCGGCCGCTGCGGCTCGGCCTGCACCAGCGCCGGGCCCTGGCCCAGCGCCGGGCCCACCAGCGTCTGCTGGTCCAGCACCTGGCAGCCGGCATCGCCATGGTTGGCGAACAGCGCATGCAGCGCGTCGAGCGCCTGCCCTCCCGCCCCGTGCGGGTGCGCGAGCGCCGGTGCGCCACCCGCGCCGGGCAGGTGCAGCACCTGGTGCATGCGCGCTAGCGCGGGTGCGAGCACCAGGGCCAGGAGCAGCCACACCAACGCCGCACGCCGACGCAGCAGCGTCAGCGGCGGGCAATGCGTTGAGGATGGCACTGGGTGTGGCATGGGCCCGCGAGGGTAACGCGAAAATCAGGCCCCGGGCTTCAGGTGCTCGGAAAAGGTCTTGCGAAACTTGGCCACCTTGGGCCCCACGACAAAGGCGCAGTAGCCCTGCCCGGGGTGGTTGGCGAAGTAGTCCTGGTGATAGTCCTCGGCCGGCCAGTAGCTGCGCAACTCGGCGAGCTCGGTCACCACGGGAGCGCCCAGTTGCCCGTCGCGCTCGAGTTCGTCCAGCATGTCCTGCGCGACCTGCCGGTGCGCCGGGTCGGTGTAGTAGATGCCGCTGCGGTACTGCGTGCCCACGTCGTTGCCCTGGCGGTTGAGCGTGGTCGGGTCATGCGTGGCAAAAAAGATCTCCAGGATCTGCCGCAGGCCGATCTGGGTCGGGTCGAAGCGCACGCGCACGACCTCCGCATGGCCCGTGTTGCCCGTGCACACCTGCTCGTAGGTGGGGGCGGCCGTGTGGCCATTGGCGTAGCCGCTTTGCACATCGATCACGCCACGCACGCGGTCGAATACGGCCTCGGTGCACCAGAAACAGCCTCCCGCGAGGGTGATGCTCTGCAATCCGTCGGACATGGACATGCTCCTTGTAGAGAGGCGCACATCATAGAAAACATGGCGATGTCCGGATGGGCGTGAGGCGACGGCCCGCCGTTGACACCGCCCCGAGGCCGTTGCTAGGATTACTAACCGTACGGTCAGTAATCAATGTCACATCAACTCTCCACCACCGCCGCCGACGCCACCCGGCGCGGGCGCCGCAAGGAGGCGCGTCCGGGCGAGCTGCTCGATGCGGCCCTGGAACTGTTTGTCGAAAGAGGCTACGCCGCCACCCATGTGGAAGATGTCGCGGCGCGCGCCGGCGTCTCCAAGGGCACCCTGTTCCTGTACTTCCCGAGCAAGCAGGAGCTCTTCAAGGCCGTGGTGCGGCAGAACATCGCGGGCCGCATGCCCGAATGGGACCTGGAGATCGACAGCTACGAGGGCAGCACCGACGATCTGCTGCGCTACTGCTTTCAGAGCTGGTGGGAGCGCGTGGGATCGACCAAGGCCGTGGGCCTGGGCAAGCTCATGCTTGCCGAGGCAAAGAATTTCCCCGAGATCGCGACGTTTTATCGCCAGGAGGTGGTCGAGCCCGGCCACAGGCTCATCCGCCGCGTGCTCGAGCGTGGCATGGAGCGCGGCGAGCTGCGCCGCATCGACCCCGACCATGCCGTCTACCTGGTGCTCGCCCCGCTGATGTTCCTGATGTTTGCGCAGCCCGTTCCGTCCCTGTGCATTCCCGAAGGCACGCGCTTCTCGGCCGAGGAATACATCCGCCTGCAGGCGGACAACGTTTTACAGGGGCTGAGCGTTCGCTCGGCCTAGAATTACGGGTTTATCCGATCACAGTGACCGCCCCCCCGGAGTACTCCATGAACATGCCTCTGAACACGTCCGCCGACATCCACGACCCCGTCGAGCAGGCCCGCTACAACATGGTGGAGCAGCAGATCCGTCCGTGGAACGTGCTCGATGCCGGTGTGCTGGATCTGCTCGCCCGCGTGCGTCGTGAGGACTTCGTGCCCCCCGTCTACCAGGGGCTGGCCTTCATCGACACCGAAATCCCGCTCAACCCCGACGCGCAGCAGGCCGAACGCCTGGGCCAGGTCATGCTCGCGCCGCGTGTGGACGCGCGCATGCTGCAGGACCTGCAGGTCAAGCCCACGGATCGCGTGCTGGAGATCGGCGCCGGCTCGGGCTACATGGCCGCCCTGCTGGCCGCCTGCGCCGAGCGCGTGGTGACGCTGGAGATCGACCCCGACCTGGTCGAGTTCGCGCGCGAGAACCTGCGCAGCGCCGGTGTCGCCAATGCCGACGTGCGTCAGGCCGATGGCGCGCGCGACCCGA
Protein-coding regions in this window:
- a CDS encoding TonB-dependent receptor, translating into MRHPLAWAAWLCLTAAAPQVLAQDASSLPAVTVSASGLSLGVAEMTQPVAVLEGDELVRRREATLGETLEGEPGITASHFGAGASRPVIRGMDGARVRVLSDGSPLQDASTVSPDHAVVAEPLLATQIEVLRGPSALVYGAGAVGGVVNVLDARVPTAVPEQGYTGSAELRAGSAARETAGALALTGGAGQVAVHVEAAARDAGDYRVGGGWDGGRHVRGSFNRTEAGSVGLSWVGSRGYLGMALTRQTARYGLPGHSHGYEGCHSHGDHLHCGSHGGNDDHDHDHDHDHDHLDSVPVVDMRSERMDIRGELRDPFAGFSALRLRAGLTDYRHDEVEDGAASTRFSNRAHDLRVELQHASVAGLRGLVGVQTAQRKFSAVGEEAYVPPTRTRQWGVFALEEYRIGDWHGDWRIEAALRHDWQHAELEDGTARRTHKGASASLGAVWRFAPGYAAGISLTHARRAPTAEELYARGLHLATSTYEQGDADLRAERSRNIDLSLRKTSGDTTFDVSVFRNRIGNYIHGRTLDEHEGLQLLQYSQADATFTGIEGRVRQQLSRQLALTLSGDSVRPHLDGGGRLPRIAPARVALRLDARWQSWEADLAWVQVARQHRVAQFETATPGYGMLHMGLAYNGRTSAGTPWQLYLKGRNLTDRLAYAHTSFIKHAAPLAGRNLTLGVRVSF
- the msrA gene encoding peptide-methionine (S)-S-oxide reductase MsrA is translated as MSDGLQSITLAGGCFWCTEAVFDRVRGVIDVQSGYANGHTAAPTYEQVCTGNTGHAEVVRVRFDPTQIGLRQILEIFFATHDPTTLNRQGNDVGTQYRSGIYYTDPAHRQVAQDMLDELERDGQLGAPVVTELAELRSYWPAEDYHQDYFANHPGQGYCAFVVGPKVAKFRKTFSEHLKPGA
- a CDS encoding TetR/AcrR family transcriptional regulator, encoding MSHQLSTTAADATRRGRRKEARPGELLDAALELFVERGYAATHVEDVAARAGVSKGTLFLYFPSKQELFKAVVRQNIAGRMPEWDLEIDSYEGSTDDLLRYCFQSWWERVGSTKAVGLGKLMLAEAKNFPEIATFYRQEVVEPGHRLIRRVLERGMERGELRRIDPDHAVYLVLAPLMFLMFAQPVPSLCIPEGTRFSAEEYIRLQADNVLQGLSVRSA
- a CDS encoding protein-L-isoaspartate O-methyltransferase — encoded protein: MNMPLNTSADIHDPVEQARYNMVEQQIRPWNVLDAGVLDLLARVRREDFVPPVYQGLAFIDTEIPLNPDAQQAERLGQVMLAPRVDARMLQDLQVKPTDRVLEIGAGSGYMAALLAACAERVVTLEIDPDLVEFARENLRSAGVANADVRQADGARDPIPDGPFDVIVLSGSVAEVPQKLLSLLRDGGRLGAYVGQAPMMRATIVRRQGERFETTQPWDVVVPRLRHFPEPSSFKF